In Bacillota bacterium, a single window of DNA contains:
- a CDS encoding alpha/beta hydrolase gives MKMLTKVLLVIFIIILLVGDITGSFYFYKVAIARNTKEFLRDSEDLQASVEILSVAQMEQTDSNWVYEQEFEEVEITSFDGLKLHGYYLEAKTPTNRTAILAHGYSSWAKAMGVYAKFFYETLGYNILMPDARGHGSSEGNYIGFGWHDRKDYVKWIEYIIDRVGDNAEIVLHGVSMGGATVLMTSGEQLPGNVKAIISDCAYTSVKEQLAYQFKRMYHLPAFPLLQSTSILTKIRAGYYFEEASSLRQVSKSKTPILFIHGSKDSFVPLEMVYKLYENCSSEKELFIVDGASHGTAYNVDKEGYEKKIAEFLNKYVCGE, from the coding sequence ATGAAAATGTTAACAAAAGTATTGCTGGTAATTTTTATTATTATTTTGCTTGTAGGAGATATAACCGGTAGTTTTTATTTTTACAAAGTAGCTATAGCCCGTAATACAAAAGAGTTTTTACGGGATAGTGAAGACCTGCAAGCCTCAGTCGAGATCCTATCTGTAGCCCAAATGGAACAAACTGATAGCAACTGGGTTTATGAACAGGAATTTGAAGAGGTTGAAATAACATCCTTTGACGGCTTAAAATTGCATGGGTACTATCTTGAAGCTAAAACTCCAACAAACAGGACGGCAATACTTGCTCATGGTTACTCTTCGTGGGCAAAAGCAATGGGAGTTTATGCAAAGTTTTTTTATGAAACCCTTGGATATAACATACTTATGCCCGATGCTAGAGGGCATGGCAGCAGCGAAGGCAATTATATAGGATTTGGTTGGCATGACAGAAAAGATTATGTAAAGTGGATTGAATATATTATTGACCGTGTTGGAGACAATGCGGAAATTGTCCTTCACGGGGTTTCCATGGGGGGAGCCACTGTACTTATGACAAGTGGAGAGCAGCTTCCGGGTAATGTAAAGGCTATTATATCCGATTGTGCATATACATCTGTGAAGGAACAGCTGGCATACCAATTTAAGAGAATGTATCACTTGCCTGCATTTCCTCTCTTGCAAAGCACCAGCATTCTTACAAAAATAAGGGCTGGGTACTACTTTGAAGAGGCTTCTTCATTACGGCAGGTAAGCAAATCAAAAACCCCTATCCTTTTCATACATGGAAGTAAAGATAGTTTTGTGCCCTTGGAAATGGTATACAAGTTGTACGAAAATTGCAGCAGTGAAAAGGAACTGTTTATAGTTGACGGAGCCAGCCATGGCACTGCATATAACGTTGATAAGGAAGGGTATGAGAAAAAGATTGCTGAGTTTCTAAATAAGTATGTTTGTGGTGAATAA
- a CDS encoding flavin reductase family protein, protein MAKQVWKPSAILNPVPVVMVTCMGKNEKPNIITLAWVGTVNSKPPMVSISVRKERYSYQLIKETGQFVINLTTEKLAFAADYCGVKSGRDVDKFDAMKLTAEKASKVDVPLIGESPVNIECVVRDAIELGSHVMFIGEIVAVNVDEKLLDKNGKLCLEKAGLICFLHGEYRNLKQSLGYFGFSVTKRKNLKHNRK, encoded by the coding sequence ATGGCAAAGCAGGTTTGGAAACCATCGGCAATTCTAAATCCGGTACCGGTGGTAATGGTTACATGTATGGGAAAGAATGAAAAGCCTAATATTATAACCCTTGCATGGGTGGGAACTGTCAATTCCAAACCTCCCATGGTGTCAATTTCAGTACGGAAAGAGCGTTATTCTTATCAATTAATAAAAGAAACAGGCCAGTTTGTAATCAACCTGACTACTGAAAAGTTAGCTTTTGCTGCAGACTATTGCGGAGTAAAATCAGGCCGTGATGTAGATAAGTTTGATGCTATGAAACTTACTGCTGAAAAAGCCTCTAAAGTAGACGTACCGCTTATTGGAGAAAGCCCGGTGAACATTGAGTGTGTAGTAAGAGATGCTATTGAGCTTGGCTCCCATGTTATGTTTATAGGAGAAATTGTTGCTGTTAATGTAGACGAGAAGTTGCTGGACAAAAATGGGAAGCTTTGTCTTGAGAAAGCGGGGCTTATATGCTTTTTGCATGGAGAATACCGGAATTTGAAACAATCCCTTGGATATTTTGGTTTCTCAGTGACCAAAAGAAAGAATCTCAAACATAATCGGAAGTAA
- a CDS encoding cupin domain-containing protein codes for MIKRSDEMVKEIRNRMRGGNGDVEICHIFKQDELKGKSRLFAKITLEPGCSIGPHEHVNEEEIFYILKGTATVDDNGKISRLNPGDALLTGGGAMHSIANAGNEILELMAVIILY; via the coding sequence ATGATAAAAAGAAGCGATGAAATGGTAAAGGAAATAAGGAACCGGATGAGAGGCGGAAACGGTGATGTTGAAATATGCCATATATTTAAGCAGGATGAATTGAAAGGGAAATCAAGGCTTTTTGCAAAAATCACATTGGAACCCGGTTGCTCAATAGGTCCTCATGAGCATGTTAATGAAGAAGAAATATTCTATATCCTGAAGGGTACTGCAACAGTGGACGACAATGGGAAAATAAGCCGGCTTAATCCGGGGGATGCATTACTTACGGGTGGAGGAGCTATGCATTCAATTGCAAACGCCGGTAATGAAATCCTCGAACTGATGGCTGTGATTATTCTTTATTAA
- a CDS encoding type II deoxyribonuclease, with protein MVEIISEPIGDRFFNLVTDSKNKIRLCAPYIKEPIINKIYCNKRPYTKVEIISNFSLPNFYNKSSDIEAFKIPIKNKDKVYNCQTLHAKIYIFDDKYTIITSSNLTSAGFERNTEYGIFINDYILVNQTVNDFKTICQKENTGEVNENIINRIQSILENIYSPKILGFNINEHTEADSVLHVDTELLTSNFNNWQKKTFKVINLINKNEFSLSDVYAYESVFAEAFPNNNTIRDSIRRNLQELRDLGLIKFYGNGMYKKLWG; from the coding sequence GTGGTTGAAATAATAAGCGAACCTATAGGTGATAGGTTTTTTAATTTAGTTACAGATAGCAAAAATAAAATTCGGCTATGTGCTCCCTATATAAAGGAACCTATAATAAATAAAATATATTGTAATAAAAGACCTTATACAAAAGTAGAAATAATTTCTAATTTTAGTTTACCTAATTTTTACAATAAATCTTCAGATATTGAAGCTTTTAAAATCCCAATAAAAAATAAAGATAAGGTATATAATTGTCAGACACTTCATGCTAAGATTTATATTTTTGATGATAAGTATACAATAATAACTTCATCAAATCTTACTTCGGCAGGATTTGAAAGAAATACAGAGTATGGCATTTTTATCAATGATTATATTTTAGTAAATCAAACAGTCAATGATTTTAAAACTATTTGCCAAAAAGAAAATACAGGAGAAGTTAACGAAAACATAATTAATAGGATACAATCTATTTTAGAAAATATTTATTCGCCTAAAATACTAGGTTTCAATATAAATGAACATACTGAGGCGGATAGCGTTTTACATGTGGATACAGAACTATTAACAAGTAATTTCAATAATTGGCAAAAGAAAACATTTAAAGTTATTAACTTAATAAATAAAAATGAGTTTTCACTATCTGACGTATATGCTTATGAAAGTGTTTTTGCCGAAGCTTTTCCAAATAACAATACTATTAGAGATAGTATAAGAAGAAATCTTCAAGAATTGAGAGATTTAGGCTTAATTAAGTTCTATGGAAATGGTATGTATAAAAAATTGTGGGGTTAA
- a CDS encoding sensor histidine kinase, whose product MTQTLNGVLLSFEAAVFESGIRLKTNIQPGIFFNGDKESFERLINILMDNAIKNTPQGGVISVLLSCDRGIVKIVVKNTDPGIPPEDIDKIFERFYRSDTSRTRESGGYGLGLAIARAIVQKHHGRIYAQSNVNETTSFIVELPQGRK is encoded by the coding sequence TTGACACAGACCCTAAACGGTGTTTTGCTGTCATTTGAGGCGGCTGTATTTGAAAGCGGTATCCGGCTTAAAACCAATATACAGCCTGGTATCTTTTTCAATGGCGACAAAGAAAGCTTTGAGCGTCTGATAAATATTCTGATGGACAACGCGATAAAAAATACTCCCCAAGGCGGTGTTATTTCTGTACTTTTGAGCTGTGATAGAGGGATTGTAAAGATTGTAGTAAAAAATACAGATCCGGGAATCCCTCCTGAAGATATTGATAAGATATTCGAGAGATTTTACCGCTCCGATACTTCCCGTACCAGGGAAAGCGGCGGTTACGGCCTGGGCCTTGCAATTGCCAGAGCAATTGTCCAAAAACATCATGGGAGAATATATGCCCAAAGCAATGTCAATGAAACTACATCATTTATTGTAGAATTGCCTCAGGGCCGAAAATGA
- a CDS encoding 2-isopropylmalate synthase, whose protein sequence is MMEIEFQYRDVKEANLFRNIYPYNEVPRLVFNHRIVPMNIPENLCITDTTFRDGQQSRSPYTVEEICKLFDLLHKLDNGSGIIKQSEFFVYSKKDREAVVKCMEKGYDFPQVTAWIRARKEDFQLVKEIGIKETGILVSCSDYHIFKKLKMNRTQAMNSYLEIVIAALEAGIIPRCHFEDITRADFYGFVLPFANKLMELSKQAGIPVKVRACDTLGLGVSIPGVALPRSVPQIIYGLVNYGEVPSEWLEWHGHNDFYRTVTNSTTAWLYGASAVNTSLLGIGERTGNTPLEAMVIEYVQLRGNDGGMNLRVITEIAEYFENELNYEIPPRTPFVGRAFNATRAGIHADGLLKDEEIYNIFDTTKILGKPPVVVVDAHSGLAGIAAWLNNYFSLKGDKAIDKRNEKIALIKQWIDKEYENGRTTVIGDAEMEFLAKQYFPELLSMRQSRVE, encoded by the coding sequence ATGATGGAGATAGAATTTCAATACAGAGATGTAAAGGAGGCTAATCTATTTCGCAACATATATCCGTACAATGAAGTTCCAAGATTAGTGTTTAACCATAGGATTGTTCCTATGAATATTCCTGAAAATCTCTGTATAACTGATACTACTTTTAGAGATGGACAACAGTCGCGTTCTCCGTATACTGTGGAAGAGATATGCAAATTGTTTGATTTACTGCACAAATTGGACAATGGAAGCGGCATTATTAAACAAAGTGAATTTTTTGTTTATTCAAAAAAAGATAGGGAAGCTGTAGTAAAATGCATGGAAAAGGGCTATGACTTTCCCCAGGTTACTGCGTGGATCAGGGCCAGAAAAGAAGATTTTCAATTAGTTAAAGAAATAGGTATAAAAGAAACAGGAATTCTTGTTTCTTGTTCTGACTACCATATATTTAAGAAATTGAAAATGAACAGGACCCAGGCTATGAATAGTTATTTGGAAATAGTTATAGCAGCCTTAGAAGCGGGTATTATTCCCAGGTGCCATTTTGAGGATATTACCAGGGCTGATTTTTATGGTTTTGTTCTTCCATTTGCAAATAAGTTAATGGAACTATCAAAGCAGGCTGGAATACCTGTAAAGGTAAGAGCCTGTGATACTCTGGGCCTTGGTGTAAGCATACCCGGTGTAGCTTTGCCGAGAAGTGTACCTCAAATTATTTACGGTTTAGTAAATTATGGCGAGGTCCCTTCAGAATGGCTGGAATGGCACGGACATAATGATTTTTATCGCACTGTAACCAATTCTACTACTGCCTGGCTCTATGGTGCTTCAGCTGTCAATACTTCACTGTTGGGAATTGGCGAAAGGACAGGAAACACTCCCCTAGAAGCAATGGTAATTGAATATGTACAGCTTCGGGGAAATGATGGGGGAATGAATTTAAGGGTAATAACGGAAATTGCAGAATATTTTGAAAATGAACTCAACTATGAAATACCTCCCAGGACACCTTTTGTTGGAAGAGCTTTTAATGCTACAAGGGCGGGAATTCATGCAGACGGTCTTTTAAAGGATGAAGAAATTTATAACATATTTGATACAACTAAAATTTTGGGTAAACCTCCTGTTGTCGTAGTGGATGCACATTCAGGATTAGCCGGAATTGCTGCATGGTTGAACAACTATTTTTCACTTAAAGGCGACAAGGCTATTGATAAAAGGAACGAAAAAATTGCTTTGATCAAGCAATGGATTGATAAAGAATATGAAAATGGCAGAACTACTGTTATTGGTGATGCAGAGATGGAATTCCTTGCCAAGCAGTATTTCCCCGAGCTGCTTTCAATGAGACAGAGCAGAGTTGAATAA